The following proteins come from a genomic window of Salvia hispanica cultivar TCC Black 2014 chromosome 4, UniMelb_Shisp_WGS_1.0, whole genome shotgun sequence:
- the LOC125222317 gene encoding eukaryotic translation initiation factor 3 subunit I-like — protein sequence MRPILMKGHERPLTFLKYNRDGDLLFSCAKDHDPTVWFADNGERLGTYRGHNGAVWTCDISRDSTRLITGSADQTAKLWDVRTGTPLFTFNFDSPTRSVDFAVGDKLAVITTDPFMGLPSAIHIKRIARDPEDQSGESVLTLKGPQGRINRAVWGPLNTTIISGGEDSVIRVWDAETGKLLKESDKDEGHKKTITSLAKAADSSHLLSGSLDKSAKLWDSRTLKLVKTYVTERPVNAVAMSPLLDHIVLGGGQDASSVTTTDHRAGKFEAKFYDKILTEEIGGVKGHFGPINALAFNPDGRSFSSGGEDGYVRLHHFDQDYFNIKI from the exons atGAGGCCTATATTGATGAAAGGGCATGAGAGGCCGCTGACGTTTCTCAAGTATAACCGCGACGGCGATTTGCTCTTCTCCTGCGCCAAGGACCACGATCCCACCGTCTGGTTCGCCGACAACGGCGAACGACTCGGCACATACCGCGGCCACAACGGCGCTGTTTGGACCTGCGACATTTCCA GGGATTCCACAAGGCTTATAACTGGAAGTGCTGACCAGACTGCAAAGTTATGGGATGTCAGAACGGGAACTCCGCTTTTCACCTTTAACTTTGATTCACCAACGAGGTCTGTTGATTTTGCTGTTGGTGATAAGCTTGCAGTCATAACAACGGATCCTTTCATGGGACTGCCCTCTGCTATTCACATCAAACGCATAGCTAGAGATCCAGAAGACC AGAGTGGTGAATCTGTTCTCACTCTTAAGGGACCACAGGGAAGAATAAACAGAGCAGTTTGGGGACCCCTGAATACTACCATTATAAGTGGCGGTGAAGATTCAGTAATTCGTGTCTGGGATGCTGAg ACAGGAAAGTTGCTAAAAGAGTCTGACAAGGATGAAGGCCATAAAAAAACTATTACATCACTTGCAAAGGCAGCAGATAGTTCGCATCTTCTCTCGGGTTCATTGGATAAGTCTGCAAAG CTTTGGGATTCCAGAACATTAAAACTTGTCAAAACCTACGTGACAGAACGGCCTGTGAATGCAGTTGCAATGTCTCCACTTCTTGATCAT ATTGTGTTAGGAGGTGGTCAGGATGCATCATCTGTTACCACAACTGATCATCGTGCTGGAAAGTTTGAAGCCAAATTCTATGACAAG ATCCTTACTGAAGAAATAGGAGGTGTTAAGGGCCATTTCGGACCTATCAATGCCTTGGCGTTCAATCCAGACGGCCGGAG CTTTTCGAGTGGAGGGGAAGATGGCTATGTTAGGTTGCACCATTTTGATCAAGATTACTTCAACATCAAGATTTGA
- the LOC125220489 gene encoding mannan endo-1,4-beta-mannosidase 1-like has translation MGSITTWILAMFLLLEAQFCHGRMLPSSLDFVGSNFLLQGSPFLFNGFNSYWMMNVASDPGRRHKVSEVFREASATGLTVCRTWAFGDGGDRALQISPGVYDERVFQGLDFVIYEARKYGIRLILSLVNNFNDFGGKAQYVKWARNAGAQVSDDDDFFTNPLIKDYYKNHVKRVVTRLNTITRVAYKDEPTIMAWELINEPRCQTDYSGKTLNGWVQEMATFVKSIDNNHLLEIGMEGFYGASIPQREQLNPGFQVGTDFITSNLVKEIDFATIHAYPDTWLPGKSEDEKMEFMDRWIRNHYEDARNILKKPLVIAEFGKWNKAGVEERDMYMRNVYRDIYRYARSGGIMSGSMVWHVMAEGMDEYHDGYEIILSESPSTAGIMSRQSHAMKALMSRNGVIMPHDDDDGGHHAKKSTLWKILRWMMIPNFFT, from the exons ATGGGGTCAATAACTACTTGGATTCTAGCCATGTTCCTATTGTTGGAAGCTCAATTTTGCCACGGCCGCATGCTTCCTTCAAGTCTAGATTTTGTGGGAAGCAATTTCCTTCTCCAAGGCTCACCGTTTCTCTTCAATGGCTTCAATTCCTATTGGATGATGAACGTAGCCTCCGACCCCGGCCGCCGCCACAAGGTCTCCGAAGTCTTCCGGGAAGCCTCCGCCACCGGGCTCACCGTGTGCCGGACTTGGGCTTTTGGAGACGGAGGCGATCGCGCTCTCCAAATATCGCCAGGTGTTTACGACGAACGTGTCTTTCAG ggattggattttgtgatttatgaaGCGAGAAAGTATGGAATTCGCCTCATTTTGAGTTTGGTGAATAATTTCAATGATTTTGGAGGTAAAGCGCAGTATGTTAAATGGGCTAGAAATGCAGGAGCACAAGttagtgatgatgatgatttctTCACAAATCCACTCATCAAAGATTACTACAAGAACCATGTTAAG AGAGTGGTGACAAGATTGAACACGATTACTAGAGTTGCTTACAAGGACGAGCCAACCATCATGGCGTGGGAACTCATCAACGAGCCACGCTGCCAAACCGACTACTCTGGAAAAACACTCAAC GGATGGGTTCAAGAAATGGCAACTTTTGTGAAATCCATTGACAATAACCATTTGTTGGAAATAGGAATGGAGGGTTTCTATGGAGCTAGCATTCCACAAAGAGAACAACTAAATCCTGGCTTCCAAGTTGGGACTGATTTCATTACAAGCAATCTTGTTAAAGAGATCGACTTCGCCACCATCCATGCTTATCCAGATACCTG GCTACCTGGGAAAAGTGAGgatgaaaaaatggaattcATGGATAGATGGATTAGGAATCACTATGAGGATGCAAGAAACATATTGAAGAAGCCATTAGTGATTGCTGAATTTGGAAAGTGGAACAAAGCTGGTGTGGAGGAAAGAGACATGTACATGAGGAATGTGTATAgagatatatatagatatgcAAGAAGTGGAGGTATAATGAGTGGAAGCATGGTATGGCATGTGATGGCAGAAGGGATGGATGAGTATCATGATGGGTATGAGATCATCTTATCGGAGAGCCCATCAACGGCTGGGATCATGTCTAGGCAGTCTCATGCCATGAAAGCATTGATGTCTCGCAATGGAGTCATCATGCCccatgatgatgatgatggtggtCATCATGCGAAGAAATCAACTCTATGGAAAATTTTGCGATGGATGATGATTCCTAATTTTTTCACATGA
- the LOC125222318 gene encoding protein TAP1-like produces the protein MDRKDIQTIVGLMMLVVALLNVRPTMAHLPPGACIDRCLKECKLSGIGIAACIKYCPVHCLPPDTTAKDHYCNLGCMLDQCAKFTSDERRMTDCVFKCRKFHCKIRAKTVK, from the exons ATGGACAGAAAAGATATTCAAACAATTGTGGGGCTGATGATGCTGGTGGTGGCATTGCTCAATGTTCGTCCGACGATGGCTCACTTGCCCCCCGGTGCCTGCATCGACCGTTGCCTGAAAGAGTGCAAATTAAGCGGCATCGGTATTGCAGCCTGCATCAAATACTGCCCGGTGCATTGTCTCCCTCCCGACACCACTGCCAAAGATCATTACTGTAACCTCGGATGTATGCTCGATCAATGCGCCAAGTTCACTAGTG ACGAGAGGAGGATGACCGACTGCGTGTTCAAATGCCGTAAATTCCACTGCAAGATCAGGGCCAAGACTGTAAAGTGA
- the LOC125222315 gene encoding pentatricopeptide repeat-containing protein At1g71420 isoform X2 — MLHFRSDHIVRTSLALKTIRRHIHPPPPELIATNNVINSHAKRGNLQLAHQMFAQMPHKNIFSWTILISGYAQRGKLEQCFRLFSQMLPHHRPNEFAYASLLSVCDHRHGLQVHGLASKTGFDAWIYVANALIAFYWKNSCSVGTEAWRVFQDMNFRNLVTYNSMIKGLGMQEQGHKAMILFGKMLSDGLDFDHATLLSLISSLCVMNVGSEKAMVLQSCLRLLHCVSIKTGLNLDVGVATSLVKGYSALSGDVGACREVFLETRAMDRDVVLWTGVMTASVERDPARVLVFFNQMRREGDFYPDCYVFTMLLKACANLVTERAAAAVHSQVVRAGFVNVLELDNALIHAYSRCGSVDNAEQVFYEMSSRDVVSWNSILKAYAVHGKAETALDFFRQMNVAPDEATFVALLSSCSHAGMVKEGTNIFDTMREKYDSVIWSAFLGACRKHGETKAAQLASRKLQELDPDNSLGYVMISNIYCSANSFGEGDLIRKKMDKAGVRKEPGLSWTEVGHTLHEFASGGKRHPQIKAIRAYLDELLRQLKEIGYVPETSAVLFDVEEEHKEEQLYLHSEKLALVFSLMNGGGSSCNVIKIIKNIRICLDCHNFLRLASKLLGKAIIVRDANRFHHFRDGACSCNDYW; from the exons ATGCTGCATTTTCGGAGCGATCATATTGTTAGAACATCACTTGCTCTGAAAACAATTCGCCGCCACATTcacccgccgccgccggagcTCATCGCCACCAACAATGTCATCAATTCGCACGCGAAGCGCGGCAACCTACAACTTGCCCACCAAATGTTCGCTCAAATGCCTCACAAGAACATATTTTCTTGGACCATACTCATCTCTGGCTACGCCCAGCGCGGCAAATTGGAGCAGTGCTTCCGTCTCTTCTCTCAAATGCTGCCCCATCACAGGCCCAACGAGTTCGCCTACGCGAGCTTGCTCTCCGTTTGTGATCACCGCCACGGCCTGCAAGTTCATGGGCTGGCCTCAAAAACCGGCTTTGATGCTTGGATTTATGTGGCTAATGCTCTGATTGCATTTTACTGGAAGAATAGCTGCAGCGTTGGAACAGAGGCATGGAGGGTGTTTCAAGATATGAACTTTAGAAATCTTGTTACTTATAATTCCATGATTAAAGGACTTGGGATGCAAGAGCAGGGCCATAAAGCTATGATTTTGTTTGGGAAAATGCTTTCGGATGGGCTCGATTTTGATCATGCTACCCTCTTGAGTTTGATATCTTCTTTGTGTGTGATGAATGTTGGCAGTGAAAAAGCTATGGTGCTACAGAGTTGTTTGCGGTTGTTGCATTGTGTAAGCATTAAAACGGGTTTGAATTTGGATGTTGGAGTGGCAACCTCACTGGTCAAAGGATATTCGGCTCTTTCTGGCGATGTTGGTGCCTGTCGTGAGGTGTTCTTGGAGACGAGGGCTATGGATCGGGATGTTGTTCTGTGGACTGGTGTTATGACTGCATCTGTTGAAAGGGACCCTGCTCGAGTGCTAGTCTTTTTCAACCAGATGCGTCGGGAGGGGGATTTCTATCCAGATTGTTATGTGTTCACTATGTTGTTAAAAGCTTGCGCAAATCTGGTGACAGAGAGGGCTGCCGCTGCAGTGCATAGCCAGGTAGTCAGAGCAGGTTTCGTAAATGTGCTTGAGCTTGATAATGCTTTGATTCATGCTTATTCTAGGTGTGGTTCCGTTGATAATGCTGAGCAAGTTTTCTACGAGATGTCATCGAGGGATGTTGTTTCttggaattcaattttgaagGCTTATGCAGTTCATGGCAAGGCTGAGACAGCTTTGGATTTCTTCAGACAGATGAATGTTGCACCGGATGAAGCCACTTTCGTCGCGCTTCTCTCATCTTGCAGTCACGCTGGAATGGTGAAGGAAGGGACTAATATATTTGATACCATGCGTGAGAAATATG ATAGTGTTATCTGGAGTGCTTTTCTAGGAGCATGTAGGAAACACGGAGAAACGAAGGCAGCCCAGTTAGCATCTCGAAAGTTGCAAGAATTGGATCCGGACAACTCATTAGGATATGTTATGATCTCAAATATTTATTGCTCAGCTAATAGCTTTGGTGAAGGAGACttaataagaaagaaaatggataAAGCCGGAGTCAGAAAGGAGCCCGGTCTGAGCTGGACAGAAGTCGGGCATACACTGCACGAGTTTGCTTCTGGGGGGAAGCGACACCCACAAATAAAAGCAATACGCGCCTATTTGGATGAGCTACTGAGGCAGTTGAAGGAAATAGGCTATGTTCCAGAGACAAGTGCAGTCTTGTTTGATGTAGAAGAAGAGCATAAGGAGGAGCAACTGTATCTTCACAGCGAAAAGCTCGCTCTGGTTTTCTCTCTGATGAATGGTGGTGGTTCTAGCTGCAACGTTATTAAGATAATAAAGAACATACGCATTTGTTTGGACTGCCATAACTTCTTGAGATTAGCATCAAAACTTCTTGGAAAGGCCATAATTGTCAGAGATGCTAACCGGTTTCATCATTTTAGAGACGGAGCTTGCTCTTGCAATGACTATTGGTGA
- the LOC125224263 gene encoding endoglucanase 9-like has product MSLSQFLLLVIFFNVSLLCVQCNPDYRDALAKSIIFFQGQRSGPLPPQDISWRGSSGLSDGSLAGVNLTGGYYDAGDNVKFNLPMAYTTTLLSWSVIENSRKLGPQLPAARDAIRWATDYLLKCARATPGRLYVGVGDPNADHKCWERPEDMDTARSVYYVTPTSPGSDVAGETAAALAAASIVFKKVDKGYSKLLLSTAKDVLQFAMQHRGSYSDFLGSNVCPFYCSYSGYTDELLWGAGWLYTATNETYYLDLLKSVGGGDGVDIFSWDNKYAGAHVLLAKKSLVNKDETFGGYRQKAEDFMCKILPNSPSSTKMYTIGGLMYKMGASNLQYVTSITFLLTTYSKYMAKANHTFTCGNLVVAPDTLRNLARRQVDYILGENPMKMSYMVGYGTKYPKRIHHRGSSLPSVAVHSQEIGCEGGFQPYYYGSDPNPNTLIGAVVGGPDQNDFFPDERGDYTHSEPTTYTNAALVGPLASFARKS; this is encoded by the exons ATGTCTCTTTCccaatttttacttttagtcATCTTCTTCAATGTCTCTCTCCTCTGCGTCCAATGCAACCCTGATTACAGAGATGCCCTTGCTAAATCCATCATCTTCTTCCAAGGCCAGAGGTCCGGCCCCCTCCCGCCGCAGGATATCAGCTGGAGAGGCAGCTCCGGCCTCTCCGACGGCAGCCTCGCCGGC GTGAACTTAACCGGAGGGTACTATGACGCGGGCGACAACGTGAAGTTCAACCTGCCAATGGCGTACACCACGACATTGCTGTCGTGGAGCGTCATTGAAAACAGCCGGAAGCTGGGCCCGCAGCTTCCGGCCGCGCGGGACGCCATCCGGTGGGCCACCGACTACCTCCTCAAGTGCGCCCGCGCCACGCCGGGGCGGCTCTATGTCGGCGTTGGAGACCCCAACGCCGACCACAAGTGTTGGGAGAGGCCCGAGGATATGGACACGGCGAGAAGCGTCTACTACGTCACGCCGACAAGCCCGGGCTCGGACGTCGCCGGCGAGACCGCGGCGGCGCTGGCGGCGGCTTCGATTGTGTTCAAGAAAGTGGACAAGGGCTACTCGAAGCTGCTGCTGTCGACTGCCAAAGATGTGTTGCAATTTGCAATGCAGCATAGAGGCTCTTATAGTGACTTCCTTGGCTCTAATGTTTGCCCCTTTTATTGCTCCTATTCTGGCTACACg GATGAATTGCTTTGGGGAGCCGGGTGGCTTTACACGGCTACCAACGAAACATATTATCTTGATCTTCTTAAATCGGTGGGCGGGGGAGACGGCGTCGACATTTTTAGCTGGGACAACAAGTATGCTGGTGCTCATGTGCTCCTAGCAAAG aaGAGTTTAGTGAATAAAGATGAGACATTTGGGGGATATAGGCAGAAAGCAGAGGATTTCATGTGTAAAATACTGCCTAATTCCCCTTCCTCCACCAAAATG TATACTATAGGTGGTTTGATGTACAAGATGGGGGCTAGCAATCTACAATATGTGACATCCATAACTTTCTTGCTCACAACTTACTCCAAGTACATGGCTAAGGCTAACCACACCTTCACTTGTGGGAATCTTGTTGTCGCTCCCGATACCCTACGAAATCTGGCTAGGAGACAG GTGGACTACATATTAGGAGAAAATCCAATGAAGATGTCTTACATGGTGGGGTACGGGACGAAATATCCCAAGAGGATTCATCACAGAGGATCTTCACTGCCCTCGGTTGCGGTTCACTCTCAGGAGATCGGGTGTGAGGGTGGGTTTCAACCTTACTACTACGGTTCggatccaaatccaaatacaCTGATAGGTGCGGTCGTTGGTGGGCCCGACCAGAATGATTTCTTCCCGGATGAGAGAGGAGATTATACTCACTCCGAGCCTACTACATATACCAATGCTGCATTAGTTGGGCCCTTGGCATCCTTTGCTAGGAAATCTTGA
- the LOC125222315 gene encoding pentatricopeptide repeat-containing protein At1g71420 isoform X1, which produces MLHFRSDHIVRTSLALKTIRRHIHPPPPELIATNNVINSHAKRGNLQLAHQMFAQMPHKNIFSWTILISGYAQRGKLEQCFRLFSQMLPHHRPNEFAYASLLSVCDHRHGLQVHGLASKTGFDAWIYVANALIAFYWKNSCSVGTEAWRVFQDMNFRNLVTYNSMIKGLGMQEQGHKAMILFGKMLSDGLDFDHATLLSLISSLCVMNVGSEKAMVLQSCLRLLHCVSIKTGLNLDVGVATSLVKGYSALSGDVGACREVFLETRAMDRDVVLWTGVMTASVERDPARVLVFFNQMRREGDFYPDCYVFTMLLKACANLVTERAAAAVHSQVVRAGFVNVLELDNALIHAYSRCGSVDNAEQVFYEMSSRDVVSWNSILKAYAVHGKAETALDFFRQMNVAPDEATFVALLSSCSHAGMVKEGTNIFDTMREKYGIVPQLDHYACMVDILGRSGRLSEAENIIRNMPMQPDSVIWSAFLGACRKHGETKAAQLASRKLQELDPDNSLGYVMISNIYCSANSFGEGDLIRKKMDKAGVRKEPGLSWTEVGHTLHEFASGGKRHPQIKAIRAYLDELLRQLKEIGYVPETSAVLFDVEEEHKEEQLYLHSEKLALVFSLMNGGGSSCNVIKIIKNIRICLDCHNFLRLASKLLGKAIIVRDANRFHHFRDGACSCNDYW; this is translated from the coding sequence ATGCTGCATTTTCGGAGCGATCATATTGTTAGAACATCACTTGCTCTGAAAACAATTCGCCGCCACATTcacccgccgccgccggagcTCATCGCCACCAACAATGTCATCAATTCGCACGCGAAGCGCGGCAACCTACAACTTGCCCACCAAATGTTCGCTCAAATGCCTCACAAGAACATATTTTCTTGGACCATACTCATCTCTGGCTACGCCCAGCGCGGCAAATTGGAGCAGTGCTTCCGTCTCTTCTCTCAAATGCTGCCCCATCACAGGCCCAACGAGTTCGCCTACGCGAGCTTGCTCTCCGTTTGTGATCACCGCCACGGCCTGCAAGTTCATGGGCTGGCCTCAAAAACCGGCTTTGATGCTTGGATTTATGTGGCTAATGCTCTGATTGCATTTTACTGGAAGAATAGCTGCAGCGTTGGAACAGAGGCATGGAGGGTGTTTCAAGATATGAACTTTAGAAATCTTGTTACTTATAATTCCATGATTAAAGGACTTGGGATGCAAGAGCAGGGCCATAAAGCTATGATTTTGTTTGGGAAAATGCTTTCGGATGGGCTCGATTTTGATCATGCTACCCTCTTGAGTTTGATATCTTCTTTGTGTGTGATGAATGTTGGCAGTGAAAAAGCTATGGTGCTACAGAGTTGTTTGCGGTTGTTGCATTGTGTAAGCATTAAAACGGGTTTGAATTTGGATGTTGGAGTGGCAACCTCACTGGTCAAAGGATATTCGGCTCTTTCTGGCGATGTTGGTGCCTGTCGTGAGGTGTTCTTGGAGACGAGGGCTATGGATCGGGATGTTGTTCTGTGGACTGGTGTTATGACTGCATCTGTTGAAAGGGACCCTGCTCGAGTGCTAGTCTTTTTCAACCAGATGCGTCGGGAGGGGGATTTCTATCCAGATTGTTATGTGTTCACTATGTTGTTAAAAGCTTGCGCAAATCTGGTGACAGAGAGGGCTGCCGCTGCAGTGCATAGCCAGGTAGTCAGAGCAGGTTTCGTAAATGTGCTTGAGCTTGATAATGCTTTGATTCATGCTTATTCTAGGTGTGGTTCCGTTGATAATGCTGAGCAAGTTTTCTACGAGATGTCATCGAGGGATGTTGTTTCttggaattcaattttgaagGCTTATGCAGTTCATGGCAAGGCTGAGACAGCTTTGGATTTCTTCAGACAGATGAATGTTGCACCGGATGAAGCCACTTTCGTCGCGCTTCTCTCATCTTGCAGTCACGCTGGAATGGTGAAGGAAGGGACTAATATATTTGATACCATGCGTGAGAAATATGGTATAGTTCCTCAACTTGATCATTATGCTTGTATGGTTGATATTCTAGGGCGATCTGGCCGTTTATCCGAGGCTGAAAACATCATAAGAAACATGCCTATGCAACCAGATAGTGTTATCTGGAGTGCTTTTCTAGGAGCATGTAGGAAACACGGAGAAACGAAGGCAGCCCAGTTAGCATCTCGAAAGTTGCAAGAATTGGATCCGGACAACTCATTAGGATATGTTATGATCTCAAATATTTATTGCTCAGCTAATAGCTTTGGTGAAGGAGACttaataagaaagaaaatggataAAGCCGGAGTCAGAAAGGAGCCCGGTCTGAGCTGGACAGAAGTCGGGCATACACTGCACGAGTTTGCTTCTGGGGGGAAGCGACACCCACAAATAAAAGCAATACGCGCCTATTTGGATGAGCTACTGAGGCAGTTGAAGGAAATAGGCTATGTTCCAGAGACAAGTGCAGTCTTGTTTGATGTAGAAGAAGAGCATAAGGAGGAGCAACTGTATCTTCACAGCGAAAAGCTCGCTCTGGTTTTCTCTCTGATGAATGGTGGTGGTTCTAGCTGCAACGTTATTAAGATAATAAAGAACATACGCATTTGTTTGGACTGCCATAACTTCTTGAGATTAGCATCAAAACTTCTTGGAAAGGCCATAATTGTCAGAGATGCTAACCGGTTTCATCATTTTAGAGACGGAGCTTGCTCTTGCAATGACTATTGGTGA
- the LOC125221504 gene encoding mannan endo-1,4-beta-mannosidase 5-like has protein sequence MGSIGLIVGMLMLSVRTIVCQGTVPLQSFVGISGSQLVIDGSPFLFNGFNSYWMMYLSSDVNDRQKVSAALRDASAAGLSVCRTWAFADGGDRALQISPGTYDEHVFQGLDFIISEAKKYGIRLILSFVNNYKDYGGRPQYAQWAKNAGATISGDDDFYTNQIIKDYYKNHIKTVMTRLNTITRVAYKDEPTIMAWELINEPRCETDHSGKTVNGWVEEMASFVKSIDNKHLLEIGMEGFYGDSVPERKQANPNNIQVGTDFISNHLVKDIDFATIHAYPDIWLSGKSEDEQVRFMQSWLFNHWQDARNTLKKPLVLAEFGKSSKDPGYTLNKRDTYIGNVYRDVYRYAQNGGTMSGSLVWQVMAEGMESYGDGYEIVLSQSTSTAGIMSRQAHALGALAANGTHGPSHGFKPAHRRGTP, from the exons ATGGGGTCCATTGGTTTGATTGTAGGCATGTTAATGTTGTCAGTGAGGACTATTGTCTGCCAAGGCACAGTTCCACTTCAATCTTTTGTAGGAATAAGTGGGTCCCAGTTAGTTATAGATGGATCTCCATTTCTCTTTAATGGATTCAACTCCTATTGGATGATGTACCTCTCCTCCGACGTCAACGACCGCCAAAAGGTCTCCGCCGCTCTCCGGGATGCCTCCGCCGCCGGTCTCAGTGTCTGCCGGACTTGGGCTTTTGCGGACGGAGGCGATCGCGCCCTCCAAATTTCCCCGGGAACCTACGATGAACATGTCTTTCAG GGAttggattttattatttccgaAGCAAAGAAATATGGAATTCGTCTCATTCTTAGCTTCGTGAATAATTACAAAGATTATGGAGGTAGACCACAGTATGCTCAATGGGCAAAAAATGCAGGAGCAACAATCAGTGGAGATGATGATTTTTACACAAATCAAATCATTAAAGATTACTACAAAAATCACATTAAG aCAGTGATGACAAGATTGAACACCATTACTAGGGTTGCTTACAAGGATGAACCCACAATCATGGCGTGGGAACTCATAAACGAGCCACGTTGCGAAACCGACCACTCCGGGAAAACAGTCAAC GGATGGGTCGAAGAAATGGCAAGTTTCGTGAAATCGATTGACAACAAACACTTGCTGGAGATAGGAATGGAAGGTTTCTATGGAGACAGTGTGCCAGAAAGAAAACAAGCCAATCCTAATAATATTCAAGTTGGGACTGATTTCATTTCTAACCATCTTGTTAAAGACATCGACTTCGCCACCATCCATGCTTATCCTGATATCTG GCTAAGTGGGAAAAGTGAGGATGAACAAGTGAGATTCATGCAGAGCTGGTTGTTCAATCATTGGCAAGATGCAAGAAACACATTGAAGAAGCCATTGGTGCTTGCTGAGTTTGGGAAATCAAGCAAAGATCCAGGGTATACTTTGAATAAGAGAGACACATACATTGGAAATGTGTACAGAGATGTGTATAGATATGCACAAAATGGAGGTACAATGAGTGGAAGCTTGGTTTGGCAGGTGATGGCGGAAGGGATGGAATCGTACGGTGATGGGTACGAGATCGTCTTATCGCAGAGCACATCAACGGCTGGGATCATGTCGAGGCAAGCTCATGCCTTGGGTGCGTTGGCTGCCAATGGGACTCATGGCCCGTCGCATGGGTTCAAGCCGGCCCATCGTCGTGGAACGCCATGA